The following coding sequences lie in one Mesorhizobium sp. NZP2298 genomic window:
- a CDS encoding GNAT family N-acetyltransferase, whose product MFALPFFRRDLPALKGNLVTLRVPFTNDYREWSTLRGESRAFLEPWEPRWTPDELDRTAWRLRISRYREDYAQGTAIAFFIFEKSSGKLAGGITLGNIRHGVSQSGHVGYWIGERFGGRGLMTDAVKVVARFAFDTLRLHRIEAACIPDNIRSVRVLEKAGFRREGLLRSYLRINGIWQDHYLYARIADDPPSAGTKD is encoded by the coding sequence GTGTTCGCGCTCCCTTTCTTTCGCCGTGACCTGCCGGCGCTGAAGGGTAACCTCGTTACGCTTCGCGTTCCATTCACCAATGACTACCGTGAATGGTCGACGTTGCGCGGCGAAAGCCGGGCATTCCTGGAGCCGTGGGAGCCGCGCTGGACTCCCGATGAACTCGATCGCACGGCATGGCGCCTGCGCATCTCCCGCTATCGCGAGGATTATGCGCAAGGGACCGCGATCGCCTTCTTCATCTTCGAGAAGTCGAGCGGCAAGCTGGCCGGCGGAATCACGCTCGGCAACATACGCCACGGTGTCTCGCAAAGCGGCCATGTCGGCTACTGGATCGGCGAGCGCTTCGGCGGCCGCGGGCTGATGACCGACGCGGTCAAGGTCGTGGCCCGCTTTGCCTTCGATACGCTGAGGTTGCACCGGATCGAAGCGGCCTGTATTCCCGACAATATCCGGTCGGTCCGCGTGCTTGAAAAAGCCGGATTCCGGCGCGAAGGACTCTTACGATCCTATCTCAGGATCAACGGCATCTGGCAGGACCACTATCTCTACGCCCGGATCGCGGACGATCCGCCGAGCGCTGGAACGAAGGACTGA
- a CDS encoding EAL domain-containing protein, with protein MTNFLRNGPLFAFVLAAILTLCAVSSAFAVEPIKIARDDVALDLSRAFEIYRNQGENFQVSTAPGPDGIVRRIEVEANDARSTGDWAVFALANTTDQQLDRLIVAPHFRLVNSGIFWPDLGATRIAAITPSEGFALDRQTSPDADVFRVTLNPGTVITFIAELASPKLPQVYLWEPEAYKDSVNSYTLFRGIVIGIAGLLALFLTILFVVKGTSMFPATAALAWAVLAYICVDFGFLNKVIEISPGNEQMWRAGTEVALAATFVVFLFAYLNLNRWHGHFSYGALVWILGLLLIAGVAIVDPAVAAGIARISFAATALTGLGLIIFLGIRGYDRAIMLVPSWVMVLLWLCGSWMAITGMLDNDIAQPALGGGLILIILLIGFTVMQHAFAGGALHQGLFSDLERQALAVAGSGDTVWDWDVLRDRVVTKPDVSIQLGLAPNSLGGAARNWLPVLHADDRDTFRTTLDVVLEHRRGRVAQNFRLRGADGHYHWFNLRARPVIGSDGEVIRCVGTMVDVTEQKKSEERLLHDAVHDNLTGLPNRELFMNRLEAIISIARTEEKVRPTVFVIDIDRFKQVNDGLGISAGDTILLTIARRLHRLLKPKDSLSRFAGDQFALMLLSEQDPARIAGVADAIKHAINNPITFAKREIVLTASIGLITWTSAQTSAEDMVKDAELAMHQAKRFGGDRIEPFRPAFRTVGTDRLQFESDLRRAIERREFTLAYQPIVRLEDGSVAGFEALLRWDHPRRGMIPPADFIPVAESCGLIVQLGLFAMQQAAEDLAGWQKQIGDAPLSVSVNLSSRQLIRRDLVSDVRSVIARANLKPRCFRLELTESLVMDNPEQTAHVLTKLKQLGIGLSLDDFGTGYSSLAYLTRFPFDTIKIDKSFVDDNTPKRAVLLKSMVNMAHELGLSVVAEGISDERDALELRQMGCEYVQSFMFGAPMPGDQVLKTLKEQYPLTQA; from the coding sequence TTGACGAATTTCCTGCGCAACGGGCCGCTGTTCGCCTTTGTCCTCGCGGCAATCCTGACGCTGTGCGCGGTATCGTCTGCCTTTGCCGTCGAACCGATCAAGATCGCCCGCGACGACGTTGCGCTCGACCTGTCGCGCGCCTTCGAGATCTACCGCAACCAGGGTGAGAACTTCCAGGTGTCGACGGCGCCCGGGCCAGACGGCATCGTGCGGCGCATCGAGGTCGAGGCCAATGACGCGCGCTCGACCGGCGACTGGGCGGTGTTCGCGCTGGCCAACACCACCGACCAGCAGCTCGACAGGCTGATCGTGGCGCCGCATTTCCGTCTGGTCAATTCCGGCATCTTCTGGCCCGATCTTGGCGCCACCCGCATTGCCGCCATCACGCCCAGCGAGGGCTTCGCGCTCGACCGCCAGACCAGCCCAGACGCAGATGTGTTCCGGGTGACGCTGAACCCGGGAACGGTGATCACCTTCATCGCGGAACTCGCCTCGCCCAAGCTGCCGCAGGTGTATCTCTGGGAGCCGGAAGCCTACAAGGACTCGGTCAACTCCTATACGCTGTTTCGCGGCATCGTCATCGGCATCGCCGGTCTGCTGGCACTCTTCCTGACCATCCTTTTCGTGGTCAAGGGGACCTCCATGTTCCCGGCGACCGCAGCCCTTGCCTGGGCGGTGCTTGCCTATATCTGCGTCGATTTCGGCTTCCTCAACAAAGTCATCGAGATTTCGCCCGGCAATGAGCAGATGTGGCGAGCTGGTACGGAGGTGGCGCTTGCCGCGACCTTCGTGGTGTTCCTGTTCGCCTATCTCAACCTCAACCGATGGCACGGCCATTTCAGCTATGGCGCCCTGGTCTGGATCCTTGGGTTGCTCTTGATCGCCGGTGTCGCCATCGTCGATCCCGCGGTCGCAGCCGGCATCGCCCGTATCTCCTTTGCCGCCACCGCATTGACCGGGCTCGGGCTGATCATCTTCCTCGGGATTCGTGGTTATGATCGTGCGATCATGCTGGTGCCCAGTTGGGTCATGGTGCTGTTGTGGCTATGCGGGTCGTGGATGGCGATCACCGGCATGCTCGACAACGACATCGCCCAGCCGGCACTCGGCGGCGGGCTGATCCTGATCATCCTGTTGATCGGCTTCACCGTCATGCAGCACGCCTTTGCCGGCGGTGCGCTGCATCAGGGACTGTTCTCCGACCTCGAACGCCAGGCGCTGGCGGTTGCCGGGTCGGGCGACACGGTGTGGGACTGGGACGTTCTGCGCGACCGCGTGGTCACCAAGCCCGATGTCAGCATCCAGCTCGGCCTGGCGCCCAACAGCCTGGGGGGTGCGGCGCGCAACTGGCTGCCGGTGCTGCACGCCGACGACCGCGACACCTTCCGCACGACGCTCGACGTGGTGCTGGAGCATCGCCGTGGCCGGGTGGCGCAGAATTTCCGCCTGCGCGGGGCTGACGGGCACTATCACTGGTTCAACTTGCGGGCTCGACCGGTCATCGGATCGGACGGCGAGGTCATCCGCTGCGTCGGCACCATGGTCGACGTCACCGAGCAGAAGAAGTCCGAGGAGCGGCTGCTGCACGACGCCGTGCACGACAACCTGACCGGCCTGCCGAACCGCGAATTGTTCATGAACCGGCTGGAAGCGATCATCTCGATCGCCCGCACCGAAGAGAAGGTGCGTCCGACCGTCTTCGTCATCGACATAGACCGCTTCAAGCAGGTCAATGACGGGCTCGGCATCTCGGCCGGCGACACCATCCTGCTCACCATAGCGCGCCGCCTGCACCGGCTGCTCAAGCCGAAGGATTCACTGTCGCGCTTCGCCGGCGATCAGTTCGCGCTGATGCTGCTGTCCGAACAGGACCCTGCCCGCATCGCCGGTGTGGCGGATGCCATCAAGCACGCGATCAACAACCCGATCACCTTTGCCAAGCGCGAGATCGTGCTGACCGCCTCGATCGGCCTGATCACCTGGACCTCGGCCCAGACGTCGGCCGAGGACATGGTCAAGGACGCCGAGCTGGCCATGCACCAGGCCAAGCGTTTTGGCGGCGACAGGATCGAGCCGTTCCGCCCGGCTTTCCGCACCGTCGGAACCGACCGGCTGCAGTTTGAATCCGATTTGCGGCGCGCCATCGAACGGCGCGAATTCACGCTGGCCTACCAACCCATCGTGCGCCTGGAAGATGGCAGCGTTGCCGGCTTCGAAGCCTTGCTGCGCTGGGATCATCCGCGTCGCGGCATGATCCCGCCGGCGGACTTCATCCCAGTCGCCGAAAGCTGCGGGCTGATCGTGCAGCTTGGGCTGTTCGCCATGCAACAGGCGGCCGAGGATCTCGCTGGATGGCAGAAGCAGATCGGTGATGCGCCGCTGTCGGTCTCGGTCAACCTGTCCAGCCGTCAGCTCATCCGCCGCGACTTGGTCAGCGATGTCCGCTCGGTCATCGCGCGGGCCAATCTGAAGCCGCGCTGTTTCCGGCTGGAACTCACCGAGTCCCTGGTCATGGATAATCCCGAACAGACCGCCCATGTGCTGACCAAGCTGAAGCAGCTTGGCATCGGCCTGTCGCTGGACGATTTCGGCACCGGCTATTCCTCGCTCGCCTATCTGACGCGGTTCCCGTTCGACACCATCAAGATCGACAAGAGTTTTGTCGACGACAACACGCCCAAGCGCGCTGTCCTGCTCAAATCCATGGTCAACATGGCGCATGAGCTAGGTCTGTCAGTGGTTGCCGAAGGCATATCGGACGAGCGCGACGCGCTGGAACTGCGCCAGATGGGTTGCGAATACGTCCAAAGCTTCATGTTTGGCGCGCCGATGCCGGGCGACCAGGTGCTGAAGACTTTGAAGGAACAGTATCCGCTGACGCAGGCGTGA
- a CDS encoding YqgE/AlgH family protein, with protein sequence MDLLRHKKTAAGRGFLDDQFLIAMPGMKDDRFTRSVIYICAHSDEGAMGLIINQTQQMLFPDLLVQLGIMNEQEAIRLPAQARDFVVRNGGPVDRSRGFVLHSGDYRVESSLTVSDDICLTATVDILRAISSGRGPRHALMALGYSGWGAGQLETEIAENGWLTCPASPGLLFDADIERKYDRILASIGIDLAHLSLAAGHA encoded by the coding sequence ATGGATTTGTTGCGCCACAAGAAGACGGCCGCTGGACGCGGCTTTCTCGACGATCAGTTCCTGATTGCCATGCCCGGCATGAAGGACGACCGTTTCACGCGCTCGGTCATCTACATCTGCGCGCACAGCGATGAAGGCGCGATGGGCCTGATCATCAATCAGACACAGCAGATGCTGTTTCCGGACCTTCTCGTGCAACTCGGCATCATGAACGAGCAGGAGGCGATCCGCCTGCCGGCGCAGGCGCGCGATTTCGTCGTGCGCAATGGCGGCCCTGTCGATCGCAGCCGGGGCTTTGTGCTGCATTCCGGCGACTATCGCGTGGAATCGTCGCTGACCGTTTCCGACGATATCTGCCTGACGGCGACGGTCGACATTTTGCGCGCCATATCGTCGGGCCGCGGCCCGCGCCATGCGCTGATGGCACTGGGTTATTCGGGCTGGGGCGCCGGCCAACTGGAAACCGAGATCGCCGAGAATGGCTGGCTGACCTGCCCGGCCAGCCCCGGGCTTCTGTTCGACGCCGATATCGAGCGCAAATACGATCGAATTCTCGCCTCGATCGGCATTGATCTCGCCCATCTCAGCCTGGCCGCCGGTCACGCCTGA
- a CDS encoding protein-disulfide reductase DsbD domain-containing protein: MQSLKILLLGAAIGSATVLPASASSSAWYNSEGGKVRLVTSGKPDEAGRIQGVLDIALKPGWKTYWRDPGDAGVPPQLDISASTNIADAALSFPAPQRHDDGYGKWAGYNYPVSLPVTFTLATPNQPAVIDADIFLGICETICIPVQTRLTVDPTSDPDNADDAALVKASFTALPAPAKPDFGINVLPGDHETLVVEASFPGDPEAADFFVAGERDYMFGTPSRSEKDGKLIFTVPILDRPSTTPTDGGLHYTLTSSAGAVEGLLPFP; the protein is encoded by the coding sequence ATGCAAAGCTTGAAAATCCTGCTGCTCGGCGCCGCCATCGGATCGGCGACCGTCCTCCCCGCCTCCGCTTCCTCATCCGCCTGGTACAACAGCGAGGGCGGCAAGGTGCGGCTGGTGACATCAGGAAAGCCGGACGAGGCCGGCCGCATCCAGGGCGTGCTCGACATAGCGCTCAAGCCCGGCTGGAAGACCTACTGGCGCGATCCGGGTGACGCCGGCGTGCCGCCGCAACTCGACATTTCGGCCAGCACCAATATCGCCGATGCCGCCCTCTCGTTTCCGGCGCCCCAACGCCACGACGATGGCTATGGCAAATGGGCCGGCTACAATTACCCGGTTTCGCTGCCTGTGACATTCACGCTGGCGACGCCGAACCAACCGGCGGTCATCGACGCCGATATCTTTCTCGGCATTTGTGAAACGATCTGCATCCCCGTGCAGACGCGGCTGACCGTCGACCCCACTTCCGATCCCGACAATGCCGACGACGCAGCCTTGGTGAAGGCGAGTTTTACGGCCCTGCCGGCGCCGGCAAAGCCTGATTTCGGCATCAACGTGCTGCCGGGCGATCACGAGACACTGGTTGTCGAGGCGAGCTTTCCCGGTGACCCGGAGGCGGCGGATTTCTTCGTCGCCGGTGAGCGAGACTACATGTTCGGCACCCCTTCCCGCAGCGAGAAGGACGGCAAGCTGATCTTCACCGTACCGATCCTCGACCGTCCTTCGACAACGCCCACGGATGGCGGACTTCACTACACGCTGACGAGTTCGGCGGGCGCTGTCGAAGGACTGCTGCCTTTCCCTTGA
- a CDS encoding peroxiredoxin, with product MTISVGDKLPEATFKTMTADGAKAITSAEIFPGKKVVLFGVPGAFTPTCSNNHLPGYLENHDAILARGVDTIAVVSVNDVHVMGAWARFTGGEGKILFLADGNGDFAKAVGLDADYSGGGMGLRSKRFSMVVDDGKVTAVNVETKPGVDESGAAHILGQL from the coding sequence ATGACCATTTCCGTTGGCGACAAGCTGCCCGAGGCGACCTTCAAGACAATGACCGCCGATGGCGCCAAGGCGATCACGTCAGCCGAGATTTTCCCGGGCAAGAAGGTGGTTCTGTTCGGTGTTCCCGGTGCCTTCACGCCGACCTGCAGCAACAACCATCTGCCCGGCTATCTCGAAAACCATGACGCCATCCTGGCGCGTGGCGTCGACACCATCGCCGTCGTTTCGGTCAACGACGTTCATGTCATGGGTGCCTGGGCCCGCTTCACCGGCGGTGAGGGCAAGATCCTGTTCCTCGCAGACGGCAACGGCGATTTCGCCAAGGCGGTCGGCCTTGATGCCGATTATTCCGGTGGCGGCATGGGCCTGCGCTCGAAGCGGTTTTCCATGGTCGTCGACGACGGCAAGGTGACCGCGGTCAATGTCGAGACCAAGCCCGGCGTCGACGAGTCCGGTGCGGCTCATATTCTCGGACAGCTCTGA
- a CDS encoding DUF2938 domain-containing protein: protein MFDVFWRAIAIGVGATALMDLWAIFLHKAFGQPRPNWGPVGRWVWHLGDKVFHDDIGDAAPYAHEVALGWAFHYFVGIVYGIILVVVAGAGWLAAPTFLPAFILGIVTVGAGWFLLAPGMGAGWAASKRPNPMRIRALNLVSHTVFALGLWGTALLIR from the coding sequence ATGTTTGACGTCTTCTGGCGCGCTATCGCAATTGGCGTCGGCGCCACGGCGCTGATGGATCTCTGGGCCATCTTCCTGCACAAGGCGTTCGGCCAGCCACGGCCGAATTGGGGACCGGTCGGGCGCTGGGTCTGGCATCTCGGTGACAAGGTCTTTCACGATGATATCGGCGATGCAGCGCCCTACGCACACGAAGTGGCGCTGGGCTGGGCCTTTCACTATTTCGTCGGCATCGTCTACGGCATCATCCTGGTGGTGGTGGCTGGTGCGGGCTGGCTTGCCGCGCCGACCTTCCTGCCGGCCTTCATCCTCGGCATCGTCACCGTCGGTGCCGGCTGGTTCCTGCTGGCGCCCGGCATGGGAGCGGGATGGGCAGCCTCGAAGCGACCCAATCCCATGCGGATTCGGGCGCTCAACCTGGTCTCCCACACAGTGTTCGCACTCGGGCTTTGGGGCACCGCGCTGCTGATCCGCTAA
- a CDS encoding histidine phosphatase family protein encodes MPILYYVTHPQVQVDATVPVPEWGLSDFGRARAIVMLDQPWVGSIRRIVSSSERKAIETAEILASHVGLAVEVRERTHENDRSATGFLPPLEFEAVADQFFANPRKSIRGWERAIDAQHRIVSEVSALLGIHDAGDVTIVGHGGVGTLLLLSLSGREISREADQPAGGGNYFAYDIGARHVIHGWRPIDRLEQP; translated from the coding sequence ATGCCGATCCTCTACTATGTGACGCATCCCCAGGTTCAGGTCGATGCCACTGTTCCGGTGCCGGAATGGGGTCTATCCGATTTTGGGCGTGCACGAGCGATTGTGATGCTCGATCAACCGTGGGTCGGATCGATACGGCGCATCGTATCTTCGTCTGAACGCAAGGCGATAGAAACCGCTGAGATCCTCGCAAGCCATGTCGGCCTTGCCGTCGAGGTGAGAGAACGGACGCATGAGAATGACCGGTCGGCGACAGGTTTCCTGCCGCCACTGGAGTTCGAAGCAGTCGCCGACCAGTTCTTCGCCAATCCGCGCAAAAGCATTCGCGGGTGGGAGCGGGCAATTGATGCGCAGCATCGTATCGTGAGCGAGGTCAGCGCTCTGCTCGGCATCCATGACGCTGGCGACGTTACTATTGTGGGCCATGGAGGCGTAGGAACGCTCCTCCTTCTCTCCCTCAGCGGACGGGAGATCAGCCGCGAAGCGGATCAGCCGGCCGGCGGCGGCAACTATTTTGCCTACGATATCGGCGCGCGTCACGTCATCCACGGATGGCGGCCGATCGACAGACTGGAACAGCCCTGA
- the rnhA gene encoding ribonuclease HI yields the protein MSKQVEIFTDGACSGNPGPGGWGAILRFNGTTKELSGGEAETTNNRMELLAAISALNALKEPCTVELHTDSKYVMDGISKWIHGWKKNGWKTADKKPVKNGELWQALDEANRRHKVTWNWVKGHAGHTENERADELAREGMAPFKKGSFKPAGSAPRPDVQAKQPPATKARRSTQSY from the coding sequence ATGAGCAAACAGGTTGAAATCTTCACCGACGGCGCCTGTTCGGGCAATCCCGGCCCTGGCGGCTGGGGTGCCATCTTGCGCTTCAACGGCACCACCAAGGAACTTTCGGGCGGCGAGGCCGAGACCACCAACAACCGCATGGAGTTGCTGGCCGCCATCTCGGCGCTCAATGCGCTGAAGGAGCCTTGCACGGTCGAACTTCATACCGACAGCAAATATGTCATGGACGGCATTTCCAAATGGATCCATGGCTGGAAGAAGAACGGCTGGAAGACCGCCGACAAGAAACCGGTCAAGAATGGTGAGCTGTGGCAGGCGCTCGACGAAGCCAACCGGCGCCACAAAGTGACATGGAACTGGGTCAAGGGCCATGCCGGCCATACCGAGAACGAACGCGCCGACGAGTTGGCCAGGGAAGGCATGGCGCCGTTCAAGAAAGGCTCCTTCAAGCCGGCGGGGTCAGCGCCGAGGCCGGATGTCCAGGCAAAACAGCCGCCGGCCACGAAAGCGCGTCGTTCGACACAGAGCTATTGA
- a CDS encoding homoserine kinase: MAVYTDVAEGELGAFLKHYPVGDLLSYKGIAEGTENSNFLLHTSTGSYILTLYEKRVEKADLPFFLGLMGHLANKGVSCPLPVTAHDGSVIGTLAGRPAVIITFLEGLSLRRPTATHCAEVGKALAALHLAGADFSMTRPNALAIDGWRKLWTAARGRADEVEPGLAAEVDADFADFERNWPKGLPEGIIHADLFPDNVFFLGEKLSGLIDFYFACNDLYAYDVATCLNAWCFEKDFSFNLTKGKALLAGYQSVRPLSDQEKAALPMLARGSALRFMLTRLYDWLTVPDGGLVMKRDPAEYIRRMRFHRAIKSASEYGLAEYGVS, from the coding sequence ATGGCGGTCTACACCGATGTTGCGGAGGGCGAACTCGGCGCTTTCCTGAAGCACTACCCGGTTGGCGATCTCCTGTCCTACAAGGGCATCGCCGAAGGCACCGAGAATTCGAACTTCCTGCTGCACACCTCCACGGGTTCCTACATCCTGACGCTCTATGAGAAGCGCGTCGAGAAGGCGGACCTGCCGTTCTTCCTTGGGCTGATGGGCCATCTCGCCAACAAGGGGGTGTCCTGCCCGCTGCCGGTGACAGCGCATGACGGCAGCGTCATCGGCACACTGGCCGGCCGCCCGGCGGTCATCATCACCTTCCTCGAAGGGCTTTCGCTGCGACGGCCGACAGCCACGCATTGCGCCGAGGTCGGCAAGGCGCTGGCCGCCCTGCACCTGGCTGGAGCCGATTTTTCGATGACCCGTCCCAACGCGCTGGCCATCGACGGCTGGCGCAAGCTGTGGACCGCAGCCCGTGGCCGGGCCGACGAGGTTGAGCCGGGCCTGGCGGCCGAGGTCGATGCCGACTTCGCCGATTTCGAGCGGAACTGGCCGAAGGGCCTCCCCGAAGGCATCATCCATGCCGATCTTTTCCCGGACAACGTGTTTTTCCTCGGCGAAAAGCTCTCCGGCCTGATCGACTTCTATTTCGCCTGCAACGATCTCTATGCCTACGACGTCGCCACCTGCCTCAACGCCTGGTGCTTCGAGAAGGACTTTTCCTTCAATCTCACCAAGGGCAAGGCGCTGCTCGCCGGCTATCAGAGCGTGCGGCCCCTGAGTGATCAGGAAAAGGCAGCACTTCCGATGCTGGCGCGCGGCTCGGCCCTGCGCTTCATGTTGACCCGGCTCTACGACTGGCTCACCGTTCCCGATGGTGGCCTGGTCATGAAGCGGGACCCGGCCGAATACATCAGACGGATGCGATTCCATCGGGCAATCAAATCTGCTTCGGAATATGGATTGGCCGAATACGGGGTATCATGA
- the ispH gene encoding 4-hydroxy-3-methylbut-2-enyl diphosphate reductase, which yields MLQTTAKPPLTIRLCQPRGFCAGVDRAIQIVVLALKKYGAPVYVRHEIVHNRYVVEGLQSLGAVFIEELSEIPPEHRQSPVVFSAHGVPKSVPADAQARNLFYLDATCPLVSKVHKQAMRHQRLGRHVLLIGHAGHPEVIGTMGQLPEGAVTLIETEADAAMLVPTDPKALGFVTQTTLSVEDTAGIIRALQDRFPDLQAPAAESICYATTNRQEAVKDTAPGADLYLIVGAPNSSNSRRLVEVAERAGATMSLLVQRAAEIPWNNIGNISTLGLSAGASAPEIIVDEIIDAFRQRFDVTIDLAVTATETEDFPVMRVLRDVELTPADMAFVNGAA from the coding sequence ATGCTTCAGACAACCGCCAAGCCTCCTCTGACGATACGGCTCTGCCAGCCTCGCGGTTTCTGCGCCGGCGTCGACCGTGCCATCCAGATCGTCGTGCTGGCGCTGAAGAAATATGGCGCGCCGGTCTATGTCCGCCACGAGATCGTGCACAACCGCTACGTCGTCGAAGGACTGCAAAGCCTTGGCGCCGTCTTCATCGAGGAGCTTTCCGAAATCCCGCCCGAGCATCGGCAGTCGCCGGTCGTCTTCTCGGCGCATGGCGTGCCCAAATCGGTGCCGGCGGACGCGCAGGCACGCAACCTGTTCTATCTGGACGCCACCTGTCCGCTGGTCTCGAAGGTCCACAAGCAGGCCATGCGCCATCAGCGGCTTGGCCGCCATGTGCTGTTGATCGGCCATGCCGGACACCCAGAGGTGATCGGCACGATGGGGCAATTGCCCGAGGGCGCGGTCACGTTGATCGAGACCGAGGCCGACGCGGCCATGCTTGTGCCAACCGATCCGAAGGCGCTTGGCTTCGTCACCCAGACCACGCTGTCGGTCGAGGACACCGCCGGCATCATCCGTGCGCTGCAGGACCGTTTTCCCGACCTTCAGGCGCCCGCGGCGGAATCGATCTGCTACGCCACCACCAATCGCCAGGAAGCGGTCAAGGACACAGCGCCGGGGGCTGATCTCTACCTGATCGTCGGCGCCCCGAATTCCTCCAATTCGCGCCGCCTTGTCGAGGTCGCGGAGCGTGCCGGCGCCACGATGTCGCTTCTCGTGCAGCGTGCCGCCGAGATTCCATGGAATAACATCGGCAACATTTCGACCCTTGGCCTGTCGGCTGGGGCATCCGCGCCGGAGATCATCGTCGACGAGATCATCGACGCGTTCCGCCAGCGCTTTGATGTTACCATCGACCTGGCCGTCACGGCCACCGAAACGGAGGATTTTCCGGTCATGCGGGTATTGCGCGATGTCGAACTGACGCCGGCCGACATGGCCTTCGTCAATGGAGCCGCGTAA
- a CDS encoding SURF1 family protein — protein MSEASVKDRGRSRPRSALLLGLGLLLLLILLALGTWQVQRLHWKEGLLQTIDRRTHSAPVPLAEVEKEFTSTGDVDYTPVTVSGTFLHSGERHFYATWEGEAGFNVYTPLALDDGRFVLINRGFVPYDLKDAAKRNKGQVTGKVTVTGLARNPLPAKPSMMLPDNDVAKNIFYWKDRDVMAASAGLPAGFTLVPIFIDADKTPNPGGLPIGGVTIIDLPNSHLQYAVTWYGLAAALAAVLILRLRRPAKEE, from the coding sequence ATGAGCGAGGCCTCCGTCAAGGATCGTGGCCGTTCGCGGCCGCGATCGGCGTTGCTGCTCGGCCTTGGCCTGCTGCTGCTTTTGATCCTTCTGGCGCTCGGCACCTGGCAGGTCCAGCGCCTGCACTGGAAAGAAGGCCTTCTGCAGACCATCGATCGACGCACCCACTCCGCGCCTGTGCCGCTGGCCGAGGTCGAGAAGGAATTCACCTCGACCGGCGATGTCGACTACACGCCGGTCACGGTCTCCGGGACGTTCCTGCATTCGGGCGAGCGGCATTTCTATGCGACCTGGGAAGGCGAGGCCGGCTTCAACGTCTACACGCCCCTTGCCCTCGACGATGGCCGCTTCGTGCTGATCAATCGTGGCTTCGTGCCTTATGATCTGAAGGACGCCGCCAAGCGGAACAAGGGACAGGTGACCGGCAAGGTCACGGTCACCGGCCTTGCCCGCAATCCGCTGCCGGCAAAACCGTCGATGATGCTTCCTGACAATGACGTGGCGAAGAACATCTTCTACTGGAAGGACCGCGACGTCATGGCGGCGAGCGCCGGCCTGCCTGCCGGGTTCACGCTGGTGCCGATCTTCATCGATGCGGACAAGACGCCGAATCCCGGCGGTCTGCCGATCGGAGGCGTCACCATCATCGACCTGCCGAACAGCCACCTGCAATATGCCGTCACCTGGTATGGGCTTGCCGCAGCACTCGCAGCCGTGCTCATCCTGCGGCTTCGCCGTCCCGCGAAAGAGGAATGA
- a CDS encoding DUF983 domain-containing protein — protein sequence MNDDKAIWPPIDPISAGLHGRCPRCGEGRLFSGFLTVGKRCINCGLDYSFADAGDGPAVFVILIIGFIIVGLALWVEVTLSPPLWLHLLIWIPLALVLCLTALRLIKGVLLTLQYANKAAEGRLDHSE from the coding sequence ATGAATGACGACAAAGCGATCTGGCCTCCGATCGATCCGATTTCGGCTGGCCTGCATGGCCGCTGCCCACGCTGCGGCGAGGGGCGGCTGTTTTCCGGGTTCCTCACCGTCGGCAAGCGCTGCATCAATTGCGGCCTCGACTATTCCTTCGCCGATGCCGGCGACGGGCCGGCGGTCTTCGTCATCCTGATCATCGGCTTTATCATCGTCGGCTTGGCTCTCTGGGTCGAAGTGACGCTGAGCCCGCCGCTCTGGCTGCATCTGCTGATATGGATTCCGCTGGCCCTGGTGCTGTGCCTGACGGCGCTGCGGCTGATCAAGGGTGTGCTGCTCACCCTGCAATATGCCAACAAGGCGGCCGAAGGCCGGCTGGACCACAGCGAATGA